From one Humulus lupulus chromosome 8, drHumLupu1.1, whole genome shotgun sequence genomic stretch:
- the LOC133798249 gene encoding transcription factor bHLH51 yields the protein MENLYHQYSSPQPQGENFSQYNMSSVHSNDESFLVPYWHLPPHDHHHVSTSASPAFQFCGFPSSFPNDGFGPEDKAAAASKSHSQAEKRRRDRINAQLATLRKLIPKSDKMDKAALLGSVIDHVKDLKRKAGEVGKSSLVPTEVDEIIIDSNLSDQDYVRLTEAGADKKSDNVNYIKASVCCEDRPELFSELIQVLKGLSLTAVRADVASMGGRIKSVLILSSKNNEEGSSSVCINTLKQSLKLVLSKIASSSSMASTCRIRSKRQRFFLPSSHFPQ from the exons ATGGAAAATCTCTATCATCAGTATTCTTCTCCGCAGCCCCAAGGAGAAAACTTTTCCCAGTACAACATGTCATCTGTACATAGCAACGACGAGTCGTTTCTTGTACCGTATTGGCATTTACCGCCTCATGATCACCATCATGTATCCACCTCTGCATCACCCGCTTTCCAATTTTGTGGGTTTCCTTCTTCCTTTCCAAACGACGGTTTTGGACCAGAAGATAAAGCTGCTGCTGCTTCCAAGAGCCATAGCCAAGCTGAGAAACGACGTCGTGACCGGATCAATGCTCAACTCGCCACTCTTAGGAAACTAATTCCCAAATCTGATAAG ATGGACAAGGCAGCTTTATTAGGAAGTGTGATAGATCACGTGAAAGATCTCAAGCGAAAAGCAGGGGAAGTTGGCAAATCTTCACTAGTTCCAACCGAAGTTGATGAAATAATCATAGACAGCAACCTCTCCGACCAGGACTACGTAAGACTCACCGAAGCCGGTGCTGATAAAAAAAGCGACAACGTAAATTACATAAAGGCATCGGTTTGTTGTGAGGACAGGCCTGAGTTGTTCTCCGAGCTCATTCAAGTTCTCAAAGGGTTAAGCCTCACTGCAGTTAGGGCTGATGTAGCTAGTATGGGTGGAAGAATTAAGAGTGTTCTCATCCTTAGCTCTAAAAATAATGAAGAGGGTAGTAGCAGTGTTTGCATAAACACTCTTAAACAATCTCTTAAACTAGTTTTAAGCAAGATAGCTTCTTCTTCATCTATGGCTTCAACTTGTCGTATTAGGAGTAAGAGGCAAAGGTTTTTCTTGCCTTCATCTCATTTTCCACAATGA
- the LOC133798250 gene encoding uncharacterized protein LOC133798250 isoform X2, giving the protein MAVSFNSVVGFSSTLRSEYQNVSKSSAAAASLSRVVCQGKPCVGAFWSRRVVKERRRDFYVSVAEGDQLTAEGSDGGPGNAERILSNDLISSGNLGAPEASNTSTAASVNQEETSSAASQLEKPKRSPLTARERLRAARVLNRYNNTESKASKSSSSMSSKVLDAIRESDRGKKKGLPEAPGNMLDDSKRGMPPKGLTFQFPGGNDLFVIIFSFVFISTVMFATTFIVWKVGAIHFNEY; this is encoded by the coding sequence TTGCGAAGCGAGTACCAGAATGTCTCAAAATCGTCTGCTGCTGCAGCTTCACTGTCAAGGGTGGTCTGCCAAGGAAAGCCCTGTGTTGGTGCATTTTGGTCAAGAAGAGTTGTAAAGGAAAGAAGAAGGGATTTTTATGTTTCAGTTGCTGAAGGTGATCAGCTTACAGCAGAAGGAAGTGATGGTGGTCCTGGCAATGCTGAAAGAATCCTCTCCAATGATCTGATTTCATCCGGTAATCTCGGTGCCCCTGAGGCTTCCAACACTAGCACAGCAGCTTCTGTAAATCAAGAGGAGACATCATCAGCAGCCAGCCAGCTAGAGAAACCAAAAAGATCACCACTAACTGCAAGGGAGAGACTAAGAGCAGCTCGGGTTCTGAATCGTTACAACAACACAGAATCAAAGGCATCTAAATCATCATCTTCTATGAGCAGCAAAGTATTAGATGCCATTAGAGAAAGTGATCGTGGGAAGAAAAAGGGTCTTCCAGAAGCCCCTGGAAATATGCTTGATGACAGTAAGCGAGGGATGCCACCAAAGGGACTCACTTTCCAGTTTCCAGGGGGTaatgatttatttgttattattttctcattcgtATTTATCAGCACTGTAATGTTTGCTACCACCTTCATTGTGTGGAAAGTTGGTGCCATCCATTTTAACGAGTACTAA
- the LOC133798250 gene encoding uncharacterized protein LOC133798250 isoform X1, with protein sequence MAVSFNSVVGFSSTKLRSEYQNVSKSSAAAASLSRVVCQGKPCVGAFWSRRVVKERRRDFYVSVAEGDQLTAEGSDGGPGNAERILSNDLISSGNLGAPEASNTSTAASVNQEETSSAASQLEKPKRSPLTARERLRAARVLNRYNNTESKASKSSSSMSSKVLDAIRESDRGKKKGLPEAPGNMLDDSKRGMPPKGLTFQFPGGNDLFVIIFSFVFISTVMFATTFIVWKVGAIHFNEY encoded by the coding sequence AAGTTGCGAAGCGAGTACCAGAATGTCTCAAAATCGTCTGCTGCTGCAGCTTCACTGTCAAGGGTGGTCTGCCAAGGAAAGCCCTGTGTTGGTGCATTTTGGTCAAGAAGAGTTGTAAAGGAAAGAAGAAGGGATTTTTATGTTTCAGTTGCTGAAGGTGATCAGCTTACAGCAGAAGGAAGTGATGGTGGTCCTGGCAATGCTGAAAGAATCCTCTCCAATGATCTGATTTCATCCGGTAATCTCGGTGCCCCTGAGGCTTCCAACACTAGCACAGCAGCTTCTGTAAATCAAGAGGAGACATCATCAGCAGCCAGCCAGCTAGAGAAACCAAAAAGATCACCACTAACTGCAAGGGAGAGACTAAGAGCAGCTCGGGTTCTGAATCGTTACAACAACACAGAATCAAAGGCATCTAAATCATCATCTTCTATGAGCAGCAAAGTATTAGATGCCATTAGAGAAAGTGATCGTGGGAAGAAAAAGGGTCTTCCAGAAGCCCCTGGAAATATGCTTGATGACAGTAAGCGAGGGATGCCACCAAAGGGACTCACTTTCCAGTTTCCAGGGGGTaatgatttatttgttattattttctcattcgtATTTATCAGCACTGTAATGTTTGCTACCACCTTCATTGTGTGGAAAGTTGGTGCCATCCATTTTAACGAGTACTAA